A portion of the Cryptomeria japonica chromosome 5, Sugi_1.0, whole genome shotgun sequence genome contains these proteins:
- the LOC131051455 gene encoding UDP-glycosyltransferase 74E1: protein MGSLGQQKPHVVVFPYPAQGHMNPLMEFAKRLVCRNVLVTFIATERIREQMKQAQEGAAAHVTSALQDIRIETISDGLSPDCEKTKDVDMILDLLKKVGGLTFERVIERLNSQGDTVSCIVYDSFLDWVPDIANKFNVPSAFFWTQSCAVYSIYYHFYTGMVKAKDEAGKMRDVITIPGLPPLCQSDMPSFLQPSNTYPSLLKLVLNQFRPVSQATWILGNSFNELEMAEIQSMDSLIPIRTVGPLLPSAFLDGNNPQDQDVGTHLWKTANCIDWLNTKEASTVVYVSFGSLAVISKEQIIEIALGLKASQHFFLWVIRPDHDNEENNDIDDFLKGFLGETVDQGLVVSWCPQMAVLNHPSVGMFVTHCGWNSTLESLSSGLPVLTIAQWTDQTTNSKYIEDVWKTGIRLNRTRDGPVGRDEVEKSINTIMESEEGVELRKNALHWKTLAKKAMVKGGSSDKNIDWFIHEVITRATLA from the exons ATGGGGTCATTGGGTCAGCAGAAACCTCATGTAGTGGTCTTCCCTTACCCAGCCCAGGGGCATATGAATCCATTAATGGAGTTTGCCAAGAGGCTTGTCTGCAGAAACGTCCTTGTAACCTTCATCGCCACAGAGAGAATCAGAGAACAAATGAAACAGGCTCAAGAGGGGGCTGCTGCTCATGTGACCAGTGCTTTACAGGATATCAGAATTGAAACAATTTCAGATGGGCTTTCTCCCGATTGTGAGAAGACCAAAGACGTAGACATGATACTTGATTTGTTGAAAAAGGTGGGAGGTCTTACATTTGAACGGGTGATAGAGAGGCTCAATTCTCAAGGTGATACAGTGTCTTGTATTGTTTATGACTCTTTTCTGGATTGGGTACCTGATATTGCAAACAAGTTTAATGTTCCTTCAGCGTTCTTCTGGACGCAGTCATGTGCAGTTTATTCTATCTATTATCATTTTTACACAGGAATGG tgaaagcaaaagatgaagCAGGGAAGATGAGGGATGTTATAACAATACCAGGGCTTCCACCACTATGCCAATCAGACATGCCATCCTTTCTACAGCCTTCAAATACATACCCGTCATTGTTAAAGTTAGTGCTGAACCAATTCAGGCCTGTTTCTCAGGCCACATGGATATTAGGAAACTCCTTCAATGAATTGGAAATGGCAGAGATACAATCCATGGATTCACTCATTCCAATAAGAACAGTAGGCCCTCTTCTTCCCTCGGCTTTCCTGGATGGAAACAATCCACAAGACCAAGACGTGGGCACACATCTTTGGAAAACAGCAAATTGTATAGACTGGCTCAATACAAAGGAAGCCTCAACTGTTGTATATGTTTCCTTTGGCAGTTTAGCTGTTATTTCCAAAGAGCAGATCATAGAAATAGCCCTTGGGCTGAAGGCCAGTCAGCATTTCTTTTTGTGGGTGATTCGTCCTGATCATGACAATGAAGAAAATAACGACATAGATGATTTTCTAAAAGGTTTCCTTGGGGAAACTGTAGATCAAGGGCTAGTTGTTTCATGGTGTCCACAGATGGCAGTGCTTAATCATCCTTCTGTGGGTATGTTTGTTACGCACTGTGGATGGAATTCTACATTGGAGAGCCTCAGCTCAGGGTTACCAGTCCTAACTATTGCTCAGTGGACCGATCAAACAACTAATTCTAAGTATATTGAAGATGTATGGAAGACTGGGATAAGATTGAATAGAACAAGAGATGGGCCAGTTGGGAGGGATGAAGTAGAGAAATCTATCAACACAATTATGGAAAGTGAAGAAGGTGTGGAATTgaggaagaatgctttgcattggaAGACATTAGCAAAGAAAGCAATGGTAAAAGGTGGATCTTCTGATAAGAATATCGATTGGTTTATTCATGAAGTAATTACTAGAGCAACGCTAGCTTGA